In one Campylobacter insulaenigrae NCTC 12927 genomic region, the following are encoded:
- the recG gene encoding ATP-dependent DNA helicase RecG — translation MKVEEKELQLFHKLGIKNCIDLALIFPKKIDDYRIKMMPEECFCAQNIKVINLKFRSLQLFIQCECLEWKIRANIIIFNPRKWHFNIFKISNEICIYAKMTYFNGLWQFINPQIIKNVGTVFPRYKIASVKDEQIKNVIEKYVNEMNLKALKLEQKYINLLLNLHSYNEKSIYLFKNFEQIIEDIKYIEIFNYLSRLKGKKSTQKAYKIKLFNIARWLEELDFKPTNDQLLAIEDIKKDLQSNIAKRRVVMGDVGCGKTLVLLAASLLVYPNKSILMAPTSILAEQIYQEAKRLLPKFMNIVLLKGGKKEKNIESLKDKAHLIIGTHALIYQENFDAVLVMIDEQHRFGSNQRQKIATLNQKSNFIPHIVQFSATPIPRTLSMIQSELVNFSFIKQMPFKKNIKTLCIQDKDFKFLIKKIDEELANNHQVIIVYPLVNKSETMEYLSLEEAKEYWLAKYENVYITHGKDKDKDEILKEFKDRGNILLSTTVVEVGISLPRLSIIVIVGAERLGLATLHQLRGRVGRIGLESFCYLYTKLKEIPNRLLDFAKTLDGFKIAELDLKNRLSGDLLDGTIQHGNQFKYFDYAKDERILVQVKKYLEKMKD, via the coding sequence ATGAAGGTTGAAGAAAAAGAATTACAATTATTTCATAAATTAGGAATCAAAAACTGTATCGATCTTGCTTTAATTTTTCCGAAAAAAATTGATGATTATCGCATTAAAATGATGCCAGAAGAATGTTTTTGTGCTCAAAATATTAAAGTAATAAATTTAAAATTTCGTTCTTTACAACTTTTTATTCAGTGTGAGTGTTTAGAATGGAAGATACGAGCTAATATAATCATTTTTAATCCAAGAAAATGGCATTTTAATATTTTTAAAATTTCAAATGAAATTTGTATTTATGCAAAGATGACGTATTTTAATGGTTTGTGGCAATTTATTAATCCACAGATTATTAAAAATGTAGGTACAGTTTTTCCGCGGTATAAAATTGCTTCTGTTAAAGATGAACAAATAAAAAATGTTATAGAAAAATACGTTAATGAGATGAATTTAAAGGCTTTAAAACTAGAGCAAAAATATATCAATCTTCTTTTAAATTTACATTCTTATAATGAAAAATCTATTTATTTATTTAAAAATTTTGAACAAATTATAGAAGATATTAAATATATTGAAATTTTCAATTATCTTAGTCGTTTAAAAGGAAAAAAGAGCACGCAAAAAGCTTATAAAATTAAGCTTTTTAATATTGCAAGATGGCTTGAAGAATTAGATTTTAAACCTACGAATGATCAACTTTTAGCTATAGAAGATATAAAAAAAGATTTACAGAGTAACATAGCTAAAAGAAGGGTTGTTATGGGAGATGTAGGGTGTGGAAAAACTTTAGTTTTACTTGCTGCTAGTTTGCTTGTGTATCCTAATAAATCTATCTTGATGGCTCCAACTAGTATTTTAGCTGAGCAAATTTATCAAGAAGCTAAAAGGCTTTTACCTAAATTTATGAATATTGTTTTATTAAAAGGTGGTAAAAAAGAAAAAAATATAGAATCTTTAAAGGATAAAGCACATCTTATAATAGGAACTCATGCTTTAATTTATCAAGAAAATTTTGATGCAGTTTTGGTGATGATAGATGAACAACATCGTTTTGGTTCAAATCAAAGACAAAAAATTGCTACATTAAATCAAAAATCGAATTTTATTCCTCATATAGTGCAATTTTCAGCCACTCCTATACCAAGAACATTATCTATGATACAGAGTGAATTGGTTAATTTTAGTTTTATTAAGCAAATGCCATTTAAAAAGAACATTAAGACTCTTTGTATACAAGATAAAGATTTTAAATTTTTAATTAAAAAAATAGATGAAGAATTAGCCAATAACCACCAAGTGATTATAGTTTATCCTTTAGTAAATAAAAGTGAAACTATGGAGTATTTGTCATTAGAAGAGGCTAAAGAATATTGGCTTGCTAAGTATGAAAACGTTTATATTACTCATGGGAAAGATAAAGATAAAGATGAAATATTAAAAGAATTTAAAGATAGAGGAAATATTTTACTTTCTACAACCGTCGTTGAAGTAGGAATTTCTTTACCAAGACTAAGTATTATTGTTATAGTTGGTGCTGAAAGATTAGGGCTTGCAACTTTACATCAATTAAGAGGAAGGGTTGGTAGAATAGGTCTTGAAAGCTTTTGTTATTTATATACAAAATTAAAAGAAATTCCAAATCGTTTGCTTGATTTTGCTAAAACTTTAGATGGTTTTAAAATTGCTGAGCTTGATTTAAAAAATCGTTTAAGCGGCGATTTATTAGATGGTACAATACAGCATGGTAATCAATTTAAATATTTTGATTATGCTAAAGATGAAAGGATATTAGTGCAAGTTAAAAAATATCTTGAAAAAATGAAAGATTAA